The genomic stretch AGGGCGGACTGCGCTACGTCACAAGCGGCGCGAACCCGATGCTGATGAAGCGCGGGATCGAGAAGGCGGCGCGCGCGGTCAGCGACAGGCTGCTCAAGAACGCAGTCTCGATCAAAGACGACCGCGAGAAGATCGCACAGGTCGCCGCGATTTCCGGCAACAACGACATGGAAATCGGCGAGCTGATCGCGACCGCGATGGAGAAGGTAGGCAAGGACGGCGTCATCACCGTCGAGGAATCGAAGAGCGCCGAGACCAAGATTGAATTGGTGGAGGGAATGCAATTCGACCGCGGATACCTGTCGCCCTACTTCATCACCGACCAGGAAGCGCTCGAATGCAACCTTGAGAATCCGTACATCCTTCTTTGGGAAAAGAAAATCTCCGCCATTGCCGACCTCGTCCCACTGCTCGAAAAAGTCGCGAAGGCGGGCAAGTCGCTCGTCATCATCGCCGAGGACGTGGAGGGCGAGGCGCTGGCGACGCTAGTCGTCAACAAGCTGCGCGGCACGTTGCACGTCGTCGCGGTCAAGGCGCCGGGTTACGGCGACCGCCGCAAGGCGATGATGGGGGACATCGCGGTGCTCACCGGCGGCCAGTTCTTCACCGAAGACCTGGGAATAAAGCTCGAAAGCGTGGAGTTGAACGACCTCGGCCAGTGCGCCAAAGTAAAGGTCGACAAAGAAAACACAACCATCATCGAGGGCAAAGGCTCGACCAAGGCAATCAAGGGACGCATCGCGCAAATCAAGGCCGAGATAGAAAAGGCCACAAGCGACTGGGATCGCGAGAAGCTGCAGGAGCGGCTGGCGAAGCTCTCCGGCGGCGTGGCCGTCCTGAAGGTCGGCGCGGCCACCGAGACAGAGCTGAAAGAGAAGAAGCACCGCTACGAGGACGCGCTTTCGGCCACCCGCGCGGCGGTCGAGGAAGGCATCGTCCCCGGCGGCGGCGTTGCGTTGATCAACGCGCTCCCCGCGCTGGACACCGTCGAAACCGAAAACGAGGACGAAAAAATCGGAGTCGGAATCGTGCGCGCGTCGCTTGAAATTCCGGCCCGCCAGATCGCCGACAACGCGGGGATCGAGGGCAGCGTCGTCGTCGAGAAGATCAAGAACGAAAAGAAGGGCATCGGCTACAACGCGGCGACCGGCAAGTTCGAGGACATGGTCAAATCCGGAATCATCGACCCGGTCAAGGTGACGCGCAACGGTTTGCTGAACGCGGCGTCAATCGGCGCGATGATCCTGACGACCGAAGTTCTGGTGACCGACAAGCCCGAGAAGAAGGCCCCCGCGATGCCGGGCGGCGCGGGCGCCGGCGCGGGAATGGATATGGATTATTAATCCGCGACCGGGAAGCGCGGCCTTCAGGCCGCGTATCGGCGAAAACTCGCAGCAAAGGATTTGCGAGCGAGTGAGTAGTGAGTAGTGAGATAGGGAGTAAGGAATAAGGAGTTGTAGGGGCGTGCGGCGCACGCCCGCAACGGGAAGTACAGGGCGGACGAAAGTCCGCCCTTTTTATTTTATTGAATTTAGGAAATACATAATTAAACAAATTCGAATTTAATTCGGCCACCCATAAAAACCTATGCCCGCCCGCGCCTCGTATCCATCCCCTGCTCCAGCCACAGCCGCATCGCCAATAGCTCGTGCCCCCAGCCGGTCGCGATGTCGACAAACGCTTTCATCCCCGCCTCGGTGCACGGGAACGGCCCCTCGCGAAGCCGAAGCCTCGTCGCCTGCCTGTCCTCCAGCCAATCGACCGTAATCGTGAACGCCGTGCGCACACCGCCCGCCGAGTTCCACTCGCAGACGAGCTTTCTGCCAGGCTCGTATTCGAGCACCGCGCACGTTTCCTCTTCCGAGTCGCTCCATTTCCAGAAAAGCGTTCCGCCCGGGCGCACGTCGGAGCGGCATTCGCGCGTGAACCAGCAATTCACGATTTCGGGCACGATGAGCGCGTCCAGCACTTCCTGCGGCCGTTTGCCATTGATATGGCATCCCGCATCCAGCCAGTGCTCGGCGAGATACTCCGTTTTCCCCTGCGCTTGCGACATACGTGCACCTCAAACTAACAGTCAATTAATCTAAGCAATCAATACCCTGCCCCATACGCCGCTATCAAATCACTCGTATTCGGTGTAGGTAATCCACCAGGCGCTCGAATCCACGCCGTCGTTCGGGTCGCCAAGGTCGCCGTTCGAATAGTGCCTGAAAGTCATCTCCACGCCGATCGAAGCGTCCTCGGAAATCATGAATTCGATCCCCCCGCCGCCGTAGGACGCGAAGTTGACGCTGGTCGAGTCGCCGGTAGTTCGACCTATCGTGAAATGCGGCCCGGTCGCGCCGAACACGTACGGGCGGACGCAGTTCCCCAGCGGCAAGGCGCATTTCAGCCCCAGGCCGAGCGAAATTTCTTCATTGTGAATCGGATGGCGCGTCCAGCCGAACGACGGCGCGGCGAACGCGTACCACTCGCCCGGCGGATCGAATCCGAAGCGCTCCCCGAACCACTCGTCGGCGCGCCAATAAAACCGCTCCGAAATTGCGCTGTGCTCGTAGTCCATATGATTGCGGGATACCTCGCCGTCGCCCGCGCCGTACGCGAATCCGAGCGCGTCCGCGCGAGCCGACGCGGGACGCGCTAGCACCGGCGACAAAAGCGCCAGAAGCGCGGCCGCGGCCGCCGCCAAACCCTGATTCAGGCGA from bacterium encodes the following:
- the groL gene encoding chaperonin GroEL (60 kDa chaperone family; promotes refolding of misfolded polypeptides especially under stressful conditions; forms two stacked rings of heptamers to form a barrel-shaped 14mer; ends can be capped by GroES; misfolded proteins enter the barrel where they are refolded when GroES binds); protein product: MAAKELKFHEDARQKLVKGIDCVADAVKITLGPKGRNVVLDKKWGSPTITNDGVTIAKEIELDDHFENMGAQLLKEVASKTNDIAGDGTTTATILAQAIVKGGLRYVTSGANPMLMKRGIEKAARAVSDRLLKNAVSIKDDREKIAQVAAISGNNDMEIGELIATAMEKVGKDGVITVEESKSAETKIELVEGMQFDRGYLSPYFITDQEALECNLENPYILLWEKKISAIADLVPLLEKVAKAGKSLVIIAEDVEGEALATLVVNKLRGTLHVVAVKAPGYGDRRKAMMGDIAVLTGGQFFTEDLGIKLESVELNDLGQCAKVKVDKENTTIIEGKGSTKAIKGRIAQIKAEIEKATSDWDREKLQERLAKLSGGVAVLKVGAATETELKEKKHRYEDALSATRAAVEEGIVPGGGVALINALPALDTVETENEDEKIGVGIVRASLEIPARQIADNAGIEGSVVVEKIKNEKKGIGYNAATGKFEDMVKSGIIDPVKVTRNGLLNAASIGAMILTTEVLVTDKPEKKAPAMPGGAGAGAGMDMDY
- a CDS encoding SRPBCC domain-containing protein, with the translated sequence MSQAQGKTEYLAEHWLDAGCHINGKRPQEVLDALIVPEIVNCWFTRECRSDVRPGGTLFWKWSDSEEETCAVLEYEPGRKLVCEWNSAGGVRTAFTITVDWLEDRQATRLRLREGPFPCTEAGMKAFVDIATGWGHELLAMRLWLEQGMDTRRGRA
- a CDS encoding acyloxyacyl hydrolase, with translation MFGIVNRLNQGLAAAAAALLALLSPVLARPASARADALGFAYGAGDGEVSRNHMDYEHSAISERFYWRADEWFGERFGFDPPGEWYAFAAPSFGWTRHPIHNEEISLGLGLKCALPLGNCVRPYVFGATGPHFTIGRTTGDSTSVNFASYGGGGIEFMISEDASIGVEMTFRHYSNGDLGDPNDGVDSSAWWITYTEYE